One Streptomyces fagopyri DNA window includes the following coding sequences:
- a CDS encoding lysozyme family protein — MGAKESEGGAGSNAVMYGVAGAGVGGCVMIPIAVAGAVPLIIIFGGLGVLFAPLIALILLFGGGGGSADDYSSANDTANQMVGVLQGDGKGELDTATVPTDLVDPIQKAGEQCDAIGPIVIASQLEKASGFNSTLVGPHGETGISQLTPDIFSKYGKDDDGNGTTQATDNKDSIMALSRYMCDLASQGQTLLDNGTVVKTTDRNGNTTNSVLDLSLAGYAIGMDAVKAAKGVPQSNDALSYVLAIRAQFAKYQGIAAPPSGATPGVTPTTAPTDTN; from the coding sequence ATGGGCGCCAAGGAGAGCGAAGGCGGCGCAGGCTCGAACGCCGTCATGTACGGCGTGGCAGGCGCAGGCGTGGGCGGCTGCGTGATGATCCCGATCGCCGTGGCGGGCGCCGTGCCGTTGATCATCATCTTCGGCGGGCTCGGAGTCCTGTTCGCCCCCCTGATCGCGCTGATCCTTCTTTTCGGAGGAGGCGGCGGCAGCGCCGACGACTACAGCAGCGCCAACGACACCGCAAACCAGATGGTGGGCGTCCTCCAGGGCGACGGGAAGGGCGAGTTGGACACAGCCACCGTCCCCACGGACCTGGTGGACCCCATCCAGAAGGCCGGTGAGCAGTGCGACGCGATCGGCCCGATCGTCATCGCCTCCCAACTGGAGAAGGCGTCCGGCTTCAACTCGACGCTGGTCGGCCCGCACGGCGAGACGGGCATCTCACAGCTGACGCCGGACATCTTCAGCAAGTACGGCAAAGACGACGACGGCAACGGGACGACGCAGGCGACGGACAACAAGGACTCGATCATGGCCCTGAGCCGCTACATGTGCGATCTGGCGAGCCAGGGACAGACATTGCTCGACAACGGCACGGTCGTGAAGACCACCGACCGGAACGGCAACACCACCAACAGCGTCCTGGACCTCTCCCTGGCCGGCTACGCCATCGGGATGGACGCCGTGAAGGCGGCCAAAGGCGTCCCGCAGTCGAACGACGCGCTGAGCTACGTCCTCGCCATCCGTGCCCAGTTCGCCAAATACCAGGGCATCGCAGCCCCGCCCTCGGGCGCCACCCCCGGCGTCACACCCACCACGGCGCCGACAGACACGAACTGA